In a single window of the Antedon mediterranea chromosome 1, ecAntMedi1.1, whole genome shotgun sequence genome:
- the LOC140049552 gene encoding uncharacterized protein, translating into MASETRGDIPPPTIAVTSTSSVTISTVAENGAGPEAGGPLQIPDNCMISIALMSDFIKQPPHPFQVKGGTGNGQQIITTGSDMDNRITHDRDIVNVCVRLPENESKFDNNMGGFFHITTESDLEAISRTLSNRPILLDVRLRQKTKYNTSTVVIIHDDFAVYINTQHERIKQQLDSAFEEAKSCAKIGRKFVLTLDFGPLLKEWLNAFLEEQGMQEYEWYTKMESKNGRLVITNHYELPEHCTGSRDNCLSWLLCFPCCFMTCPCYNIYRAFACYDRKIRLRAQVSLMHKEGAKLADTKSELLSLIHRDSARFGASWRRSYHRLRRMLSNFSKGKFLQ; encoded by the exons ATGGCATCAGAAACAAGAGGTGACATTCCACCGCCGACGATTGCAGTCACAAGTACTAGTAGTGTAACTATTAGTACGGTCGCCGAGAATGGAGCTGGTCCTGAAGCAGGCGGACCCCTACAAATTCCGGACAATTGCATGATAAGTATTGCCTTGATGTCTGATTTCATTAAACAACCACCTCATCCATTTCAAGTGAAAGGTGGTACTGGTAACGGACAGCAAATAATTACGACTGGCAGCGACATGGATAACCGTATAACACACGACCGAGACATAGTCAATGTTTGTGTTCGATTGCCAGAGAATGAATCaaaatttgataataatatggGCGG GTTCTTCCATATTACAACGGAGTCGGACCTTGAGGCTATTTCTCGTACATTGTCAAACAGACCAATTTTGCTAGACGTTCGATTGAGGCAGAAAACCAAATACAACACAAGTACAGTAGTAATTATACATG atgATTTTGCTGTGTATATCAACACACAGCACGAACGAATTAAGCAGCAGCTAGATAGTGCCTTCGAAGAGGCCAAGTCATGCGCCAAAATCGGACGAAAGTTTGTCTTGACG CTTGATTTTGGTCCGCTTCTGAAAGAGTGGCTGAATGCCTTTTTAGAGGAACAAGGTATGCAAGAGTACGAATGGTACACAAAGATGGAATCCAAAAATGGAAGATTAGTGATAACAAACCATTACGAATTACCCGAACATTGTACTGGGTCACGTGACAACTGTTTATCGTGGTTGCTGTGTTTTCCATGTTGTTTCATGACATGCCCATGTTATAAT atatatcGTGCATTTGCATGTTACGACAGGAAGATACGCCTTCGTGCTCAGGTATCGTTAATGCATAAAGAGGGCGCTAAATTGGCAGACACCAAATCCGAACTACTTTCGTTAATCCATCGCGACTCGGCGAGATTTGGAGCCTCCTGGAGAAGGAGTTATCATCGACTCCGGCGCATGCTCAGTAACTTTTCAAAGGGAAAGTTCTTACAGTAA